A region of the Chryseobacterium cucumeris genome:
CAAAAGGACAAAGTTTGTATAATTATATGATTTGTTTTTTTAGAAAACGAAGGTTACCACAAGATAGGTAATTCCTGCAACAATTGCAGAGATTGGAATGGTAAGAACCCAGGCCCAAAGTAAGCTTACAGTGATTCCCCATCTTACCGCTGAAATTCTTTTTGTTAATCCTACCCCGATGATAGAACCTGTAATCGTATGGGTTGTAGATACAGGAATACCAAAGTGGTCTGTGATGAATAAAGTAATAGCACCTGCAGTTTCTGCACTTACTCCTTCTAATGAAGTTACTTTGGTAATCTTGGTACCCATTGTTTTGATGATCTTCCAACCACCGCTCATTGTACCTAAACCGATGGCAAGGAACGAAACTAAAGGAACCCAGATATAATGCTGCGCAAAATAATCAAAACGTTCTGCAGAAGGAATATTCAGATACTGAACATCCTGAAGCATATTAACGTGATAGTAAATTACCGCTGCACCAATGATCCCCATTACTTTCTGTGCATCATTCAAACCATGTCCCAAGCTGAATAAAGCGGATGAAGCCAGCTGCAATCTTTTGAAAGACTGGTCTGCTTTGTGCGGGTTTGATCTTTTATAAAGATGTACAATGATCAGGGTAATGATAATTGAAATAATCATCCCTATAATCGGAGCCATGAAAATGAACAGGAAGATAGGAATTACTTTATCAAATTTCACCACACTCTGGTGTGTTACCTGATTGAAAGCTTCTTTCATAGTACCCCACATTCCAAGATCCGGCTGGGCTGCAGCCACATCGTGATAATCCATCATGAAAGCATGCATAAGAGCTGCTCCCAGGAATCCTCCGATCAGCGTATGTGATGATGATGAAGGGATTCCGAACCACCATGTAAGCAGGTTCCAGGCAATAGCTGCCACAAGACCGGAAAATATAACTTCAAGGGTGATAAAATTCTCGTTAACTGTTTTGGCAATTGTATTACCAATTTTGAATTCTCCAATAATATAAGCAGCTATAAAGAATGCTGCGAAGTTCCAAAGCGCCGCCCAAAGTACAGCCTGGAATGGAGTTAAAACTTTTGTAGAAACTATAGTTGCAATTGAGTTGGCTGCATCATGGAAACCATTGATATAATCGAAGATCAGGGCCAGCGCAATAATAACTACAAGTAAAATCGGAAATTCCATTTTTTGCTATGTATTAGGCGTATTTAATCATGATGTTCTCAATCGTATTGGCAACATCTTCTGCTTTGTCTGTTACAATTTCAAGGTAGTTTAATACAGATGAAACTTTAATAATGTTGATGGCATCATTAGTTTCAAATAATTCTACCATTGAGTTGGAAAGCAAATCGTCAGCAATATTCTCAATAGAGTTCACCTTAATACAAGCTTCTTTCACCTGTTCCATATTTTTGAACCCTTTAAGGTTTTTCATCGCATTCTGAATTTCAAGACATGCTTTATGGATCAATAAAGAGAAGTCTGAATAGGCCTTCATCTCAGGTGATTTGTAAAGAAAAATATATTTTGTGGATGCGTAGATATAATCAGCGATATCATCAAGCCCTGTTGCCAATGTGTGGATATCCTCACGGTCAAAAGGTGTAATGAAGTTTTTCCCTAATTCTACGAAAATTTCGTGAGTAAGTTCATCGTTCTTGTGTTCGAAGTCGCTCATTTTCTTCAACATTGAATCGTCATTAAGATCGAAATCCTTGATTCCTGTGTTGAATTCTTCTGACATTGCAACTAGATTTTCAGTTACTTTTTCGAAAAGTACAAAGAAGATTTTATCTTTTGGTTGAAAAGCGTGGAAAATATTACCAATTCCCATTTTTTAGTATTTATAATTCGTGTGCAAATTTCTTAAAAAAGGATTGTACGTGAAACTATATAACATTAAGTTTTGTTAACATTCGCTTAACTACTGATTATCAAATAAAAAAACCGGCATTAATGCCGGTTTTGTATGGTATAGGAAGAGATTAGTTAGCTACTTCAGCTCTCATATCTTTTCCTTTGAACTTCATCGATTGAATATTGCTCAATACATTGTCTTTGAACGATTTTTCAACTTCGAAGAAAGAGAATTTCTCTAAGATTTCGATATCACCGATTTCCGCTCTTTTCTTGCTTTTTCCGCCAGCAGTAGCTTTGTTGATAATATCTAAAACATCAAGCTTCTTCAAATGGTCTTTTTTACCAAGGTTGAAGAAGAATCTTACCATGTTTTCATCTCTTCTTCTTGGTTTTCCGCCACGATCTCTGTCTCTGTCACGTCCGCGATCTCTGTCGCGACCTCTATCTCTGTCTCTGTCACGTCCACGGTCTCTTCTTGAGTAATCGTCATCCCTGCTGCTTAATTTCTGCTCAGCAAGGTCGTGCTTGTCTTTGTAGTATAAAGCAAGATCTTTCAACTGGAACTGTAGCAGCTGGTGCACCAGTTCTTCTTTTGTGAAGTTGCTCAGATCCGGGATTAAGCTATCATCAAATTCGAAAAGATCTTCGTGCTCTGTCAATAATTTTTCAAATACACCTCCTACCTGAGCTTTGATAATATCATCACCTGTAGGGATAAATCTTTCGTGGATTTCAATTTTAGTTGCAGATTTGATCTGTTTCAGTTTTCTGCTTTCTTCTGGCTTGATTAGAGCCATAGAAATACCGTCTTTTCCAGCTCTACCTGTTCTTCCGCTTCTGTGAACGAATACTTCAGGGTCATCCGGTAAAGAGAAGTGAATAACGTGAGTAAGAGAGTTTACATCCAGTCCTCTTGCGGCAACGTCTGTAGCCACAAGAATATCAATGTTTTTCAATCTGAATTTCTTCATTACCGTATCTCTCTGCGCCTGAGAAAGATCACCGTGAAGAGCATCAGCGGCATATCCGTTCTGCATTAAGAAATCAGCAACCTCCTGAGTTTCCATTCTCGTTCTGCAGAAGATAATGGAATACTGGTTTGGATTTGCATCGATAAGTCTCTTCAATGCTTCTTTTTTCTGACGGTACCCTACAACATAGTATTCGTGAGTAATGTTCTTCTTCACTTCGTTGATAGAACCTACTGAAATACGATGTGGTTTTGTAAGATAATTTTTGGAAATTCTTTCCACCTCTTTATTCATCGTTGCAGAGAATAAGAAAGTTTGTTTCGTTTCCGGGGTTTCGCTTAGAATGGTTTCCAATTCGTCCTTGAATCCCATAGAAAGCATTTCATCAGCTTCGTCTAATACTAACCAATGGATCGCAGAAAAATCTAATGCTTTTCTGTTGATAAGATCAATTACTCTTCCCGGAGTTCCCACGATAATCTGTGGCTTATCCTTCAAAGATCTCATCTGCTCTACAATACTACTTCCACCATAAACCGCAGTTGTCTTGATGTCTTTCATATACTTAGAGTAATTCTTTATGTCCTTCGAAATCTGAAGACATAATTCCCGTGTCGGACAAAGCACCAATAATTGGATTTTGCGACTCGTATCGTCAATCATATCCAAAATCGGAAGCGAAAACGCTGCTGTTTTGCCTGTCCCTGTCTGCGCAAGTGCGATCAAGTCGCGAATATCTGAAAGAATAAAAGGGATAGTCTGTTTTTGGATTTCTGTTGGGCTTTCGTAACCCAGTTCGCCAATTGCCTTAAGGATATCAGGACTTAAATTGGTTTCCGTAAATAAATTCATTAACTATTTTAAAATTTTTGCAAAGATACAATAAATATTTGATTTGTTTTTGAATAAATTTTTAAATATGCAAACTTAAATTCACAATCCTGTAATATTTCTTTGATTTTTGGAAAATTAAATCTAAAAAAAGAAGCCTAGATTTAAAAAGTTGTTAAACATTATTTTTTTTTATTAAATTGGATTAATTTTTTCCGTGTTATTTATGAATTTTCAAAAATAAAGCCATAAAATGCAAATTTTTGTTTTTCATATTCTTATTTATCGCTATTAAACATTGTCCCTTCATTAATAGTTTTTGTACATTTGAGCTGTGGGATTCGGGGTTCGGGTTGCGAGATCCGATATCCGAGACTTTGATTCGGGATTCTGGGTACGAAATCCAGGATTGAGAATAGATTTTGAATCTCACTTAATAACAAAAAAACACCTATTACAATATGTCTTCAAGTATTTCTTCCAAAACATTTGATTTTTTAAAAAAGTTAAATAAAAACAATAACCGCGAGTGGTTTAATGAAAATAAAAACTTATACACAGAATCGCAGCAAAACGTGGTTTCCTTTCTGGATGAGCTTACCAGAGAGATGTCCGGTTTTGATGAAGAACTTGCCAGAATAGACAGTAAAAAAGCCCTGTTCAGAATTTACAGGGATACCCGTTTTTCAAAAGATAAGTCACCTTATAAAACCAATTTCGGAGCTTCTCTGGGAATGGGAAAAGGAAATCAGAAAGGAGGTTATTATCTTCACCTTGAACCCGGAAAATCCTTTTTAGCCGGAGGAATCTATATGCCTGAATCTTCTGTCCTGAAAGAAGTCCGTAAGGAAATTTCTTTGTATGGAGATGATTTCCTGAAAATTCTCAATAATAAAGATTTTAAAAAACATTTTCCGGAGCTTGATCAGGAAGATAAACTGAAGAAAGTCCCACAAGGCTTTGAAAAGGAAGACCCTATGGCAGAATACCTCAAGCTTAAAAACTTTATTGTGATATACTCTCTGAAAGATGTGGAAGTACTGGACAAAAATGCAGTGAAAAATATGAGCAGCGTTTTCAAGCTGATGAAACCTTTCAATGATTTTCTGAATACTCCTTTACTTTAATATCTTTAATTTCTGATCACAAATCGCAGATTCAACAGAAGACTGCACGTCTTCTTAAAAGGCCATGATATTCAAAACATGTGTTGCAAAGATAAAGATGTCTCTGTGACAAATTGAGAATATCTTAAAATTCAATGGGTTACAAAAATAAATTTTAAAATTTAGTACTGAAAATCAAGCTATTACAATTAACATTTTTTAAGAAAAGTTTTACATTTTTATGTATCTTTGCTGTTCGCCAAAAAGCCAACAATGTCTTTATACCAAAAAATTGCAGAGAAACTACAATACATAAGCCCGAATTTTTACAAAAAAAGATATTTTAAAACTT
Encoded here:
- a CDS encoding inorganic phosphate transporter, with protein sequence MEFPILLVVIIALALIFDYINGFHDAANSIATIVSTKVLTPFQAVLWAALWNFAAFFIAAYIIGEFKIGNTIAKTVNENFITLEVIFSGLVAAIAWNLLTWWFGIPSSSSHTLIGGFLGAALMHAFMMDYHDVAAAQPDLGMWGTMKEAFNQVTHQSVVKFDKVIPIFLFIFMAPIIGMIISIIITLIIVHLYKRSNPHKADQSFKRLQLASSALFSLGHGLNDAQKVMGIIGAAVIYYHVNMLQDVQYLNIPSAERFDYFAQHYIWVPLVSFLAIGLGTMSGGWKIIKTMGTKITKVTSLEGVSAETAGAITLFITDHFGIPVSTTHTITGSIIGVGLTKRISAVRWGITVSLLWAWVLTIPISAIVAGITYLVVTFVF
- a CDS encoding DUF47 domain-containing protein — translated: MGIGNIFHAFQPKDKIFFVLFEKVTENLVAMSEEFNTGIKDFDLNDDSMLKKMSDFEHKNDELTHEIFVELGKNFITPFDREDIHTLATGLDDIADYIYASTKYIFLYKSPEMKAYSDFSLLIHKACLEIQNAMKNLKGFKNMEQVKEACIKVNSIENIADDLLSNSMVELFETNDAINIIKVSSVLNYLEIVTDKAEDVANTIENIMIKYA
- a CDS encoding DEAD/DEAH box helicase yields the protein MNLFTETNLSPDILKAIGELGYESPTEIQKQTIPFILSDIRDLIALAQTGTGKTAAFSLPILDMIDDTSRKIQLLVLCPTRELCLQISKDIKNYSKYMKDIKTTAVYGGSSIVEQMRSLKDKPQIIVGTPGRVIDLINRKALDFSAIHWLVLDEADEMLSMGFKDELETILSETPETKQTFLFSATMNKEVERISKNYLTKPHRISVGSINEVKKNITHEYYVVGYRQKKEALKRLIDANPNQYSIIFCRTRMETQEVADFLMQNGYAADALHGDLSQAQRDTVMKKFRLKNIDILVATDVAARGLDVNSLTHVIHFSLPDDPEVFVHRSGRTGRAGKDGISMALIKPEESRKLKQIKSATKIEIHERFIPTGDDIIKAQVGGVFEKLLTEHEDLFEFDDSLIPDLSNFTKEELVHQLLQFQLKDLALYYKDKHDLAEQKLSSRDDDYSRRDRGRDRDRDRGRDRDRGRDRDRDRGGKPRRRDENMVRFFFNLGKKDHLKKLDVLDIINKATAGGKSKKRAEIGDIEILEKFSFFEVEKSFKDNVLSNIQSMKFKGKDMRAEVAN
- a CDS encoding DUF2461 domain-containing protein, yielding MSSSISSKTFDFLKKLNKNNNREWFNENKNLYTESQQNVVSFLDELTREMSGFDEELARIDSKKALFRIYRDTRFSKDKSPYKTNFGASLGMGKGNQKGGYYLHLEPGKSFLAGGIYMPESSVLKEVRKEISLYGDDFLKILNNKDFKKHFPELDQEDKLKKVPQGFEKEDPMAEYLKLKNFIVIYSLKDVEVLDKNAVKNMSSVFKLMKPFNDFLNTPLL